One window of the Nicotiana tabacum cultivar K326 chromosome 4, ASM71507v2, whole genome shotgun sequence genome contains the following:
- the LOC107779834 gene encoding stromal 70 kDa heat shock-related protein, chloroplastic yields MSSIMAATAAHQVKIPFSGLKLDKKTPCFVSREKCYSNKGVLRQKYRPMKIVSEKVVGIDLGTTNSAVAVMEGGQPTIVTNAEGQRTTPSVVAYTKNGDRLVGQIAKRQAVVNPENTFFSVKRFIGRKMTEVDEESKQVSYRVMKDENGNVKLECPAIGKQFAPEEISAQVLRKLVDDASKFLNDKVGKAVVTVPAYFNDSQRTATKDAGRIAGLDVLRIINEPTAASLAYGFEKKNNETILVFDLGGGTFDVSVLEVGDGVFEVLSTSGDTHLGGDDFDKRTVDWLAENFRKEEGIDLLKDKQALQRLTEAAEKAKIELSTLTQTNIGLPFITATADGPKHIETTLTRAKFEELCSDLLDRLKTPVETALKDANLSFKDIDEVVLVGGSTRIPAVQNLVCKMTGKEPNVSVNPDEVVALGASVQAGVLAGDVSDIVLLDVTPLSLGLETLGGVMTKIIPRNTTLPTSKSEVFSTAADGQTSVEINVLQGEREFVKDNKSLGRFRLDGIPPAPRGVPQIEVKFDIDANGILSVMATDKGTGKKQDITITGASTLPKDEVDRMVQEAEKFAKEDKEKRDSIDTKNQAESVVYQTEKQLKELGDKVPADVKDKVESKLSELKDAISGGSTQTIKDAMAALNQEVMQLGQSLYSQPGAAAGPAGAGPAGASGSSGKDDGDGEVIDADFSESN; encoded by the exons ATGAGCTCAATTATGGCTGCAACTGCAGCCCACCAAGTGAAAATCCCATTTTCCGGGCTTAAACTCGACAAAAAAACTCCATGCTTTGTATCAAGAGAGAAATGTTACAGCAACAAAGGAGTACTAAGGCAAAAGTACAGACCCATGAAAATAGTGAGCGAGAAGGTGGTGGGGATAGATTTAGGTACAACAAACTCAGCAGTGGCAGTAATGGAAGGTGGACAACCGACGATAGTGACAAATGCGGAGGGACAAAGAACGACGCCGTCTGTGGTGGCGTATACGAAGAACGGCGATAGACTAGTCGGGCAAATAGCGAAAAGGCAAGCGGTAGTGAATCCTGAGAATACTTTTTTTTCGGTAAAGAGGTTTATAGGGAGGAAAATGACCGAGGTTGATGAAGAATCGAAGCAGGTGTCGTATAGAGTGATGAAGGATGAGAATGGGAATGTTAAGCTTGAGTGTCCTGCTATTGGTAAGCAGTTTGCTCCTGAGGAAATTTCTGCTCAG GTCTTGAGAAAGCTTGTTGATGATGCCTCAAAGTTCTTGAATGATAAAGTTGGTAAAGCAGTGGTTACAGTACCTGCATACTTCAATGACTCCCAGAGAACTGCAACGAAAGATGCAGGTCGCATTGCCGGATTAGATGTTCTCCGTATAATTAACGAACCCACTGCTGCTTCATTGGCTTATGGATTTGAGAAGAAGAATAATGAAACCATTCTAGTGTTTGACCTGGGAGGTGGTACTTTTGATGTGTCAG TTCTTGAGGTTGGAGATGGAGTATTTGAGGTGCTCTCTACCTCAGGCGACACACACTTGGGAGGTGATGATTTTGATAAG AGAACTGTCGACTGGCTTGCTGAAAATTTCCGAAAAGAAGAAGGAATAGACCTTCTGAAGGATAAACAAGCGCTTCAACGTCTTACTGAAGCTGCTGAAAAGGCAAAGATAGAATTGTCAACCTTGACTCAAACTAATATCGG TTTGCCATTCATCACTGCTACTGCAGATGGTCCAAAACATATTGAGACGACACTTACAAGGGCCAAGTTTGAGGAGTTATGCTCAGACTTATTAGACAG GCTTAAAACACCAGTAGAAACTGCCTTAAAGGATGCCAACCTTTCCTTCAAAGATATAGATGAAGTAGTTCTTGTTGGTGGATCGACACGAATACCAGCTGTCCAAAACCTTGTCTGCAAGATGACTGGTAAAGAGCCTAATGTTTCTGTCAATCCTGATGAGGTAGTTGCTCTTGGAGCTTCAGTTCAG GCTGGTGTCTTGGCTGGAGATGTTAGTGACATTGTGTTATTAGATGTAACTCCATTGTCACTCGGTCTGGAAACTCTAGGTGGAGTTATGACAAAAATCATCCCAAGAAATACAACACTACCGACTTCAAAGTCAGAAGTCTTCTCAACTGCGGCAGATGGGCAAACCAGTGTTGAGATTAATGTGCTGCAAGGTGAAAGAGAGTTTGTAAAAGACAACAAGTCTCTTGGAAGGTTCCGTCTGGATGGGATTCCTCCAGCTCCTCGTGGTGTTCCCCAGATTGAAGTAAAATTTGATATTGATGCCAATGGTATTCTCTCTGTCATGGCTACTGATAAGGGTACCGGAAAGAAGCAGGACATTACTATAACCGGTGCTAGCACTTTGCCCAAAGATGAG GTTGATAGAATGGTTCAGGAAGCTGAGAAGTTTGCTAAAGAGGACAAGGAGAAGAGGGATTCCATTGACACAAAGAACCAAGCAGAATCTGTTGTATATCAAACTGAGAAGCAGCTAAAAGAGTTGGGAGACAAGGTGCCAGCTGATGTTAAAGACAAGGTGGAATCGAAACTGAGCGAGCTCAAGGATGCCATATCTGGCGGTTCAACACAAACCATTAAGGATGCGATGGCTGCATTGAACCAAGAAGTAATGCAGCTAGGACAGTCTCTATACAGCCAGCCAGGTGCTGCTGCTGGTCCTGCTGGTGCAGGTCCGGCGGGGGCATCTGGTTCCAGTGGCAAGGATGATGGAGATGGAGAAGTAATCGATGCAGACTTCAGCGAAAGCAATTAA